The nucleotide window GTCCAGGCCGGCGATCAGCACCAGGTCGGACTGTTCGAGCTTGCGGGTAGTGGGCAGAAGCCGCGCCCGCGCCGGCACTTCCGCCGCCATATCGAGCTGATTGGTGCCCAGCGCGCCGCGCGCCAGCCGCTGGAGCAAGTAGTTGGCCTCGTTGCTGTGCAGGGCGGAACCCACGCAGGCCACCCCAGCCGGCCCATACTGCCTTACGGTATCCCGCAGTGCCTCCGCGGTGCGCGCCAGCGCCTCTTCCCATGACGCCGGCTTCAGCTCCCCATCCCTGCGCACCAGGGGCTGGGTGACCCGCAGGGCGCTGTCCGCGGCGCGGTGATCGAACTGACCGCGATCGCACAGCCATTCGTCGTTGACATCGGGATGCTCGCGGGAGACGATGCGCTTCAGGCGGTTGTACTTGGTGTGCAGGGAGATATTACAGCCGACGGCGCAGTTCACGCACACGGAGGGGGTGTGTTTCAGCTCCCAGCTCCGTGCGGAAAAGCGGAAGACGCGGCTGGTCAATGCCCCCACCGGGCAGATATGGACGATGTTGCCTGAGAAGGGGGTGTCCAGCGGTTCGCCGTTGAAGGTATCCACGTAGGTCAGCCGGCCGCGCTCGAACAATCCCAACTGCACATCATCCGTCCACTCCTCGAGGAAGCGGATACAGCGCCGGCAGAGCACACAGCGCTCCTGATCCATGATCACATACGGGCCAAGGATGCGCGCCTTGGCCTTGTGGCGCTTTTCCTCGATGAAGCGGCTCTTCCCCGGACCGTAGATGAAGGTCTGATCCTGCAGTTCGCATTCCCCGCCCTTGTCGCACACCGGACAGTCCAGCGGGTGATTGGTGAGCAGGAATTCCAGGTTCGCGGCACGCGCCTTGCGGATTTCCGGCGTGTCCGTGCGCACGACCATGCCCGGGCGCACCTCCGTGGTGCAGGCGGTCTGCAGGCCGCGCATTTTCTCCACTTCCACCAGGCACATGCGGCAGGCGCCCACCGGAATGAGCTTGGCATAATGGCACAGCGTGGGGATAGGTATGCCCAGCCGGCGCGCCGCATCCAGCACCGTGCTGTGCGCCGGCACCGCCACCTCTTTGCCGTCAATGACCAGCGTCACCATATTGTCCAGCAGCGTGTTTTCGTTCGTCACTGCTCTACCCCGCCCCAGCGTTCTCGCGTCGACATGATCACTGCTTCGCCTTCAGGCGCGCATGGGACAGCGGCCCAGGCGGATATGTTCCAGGTACTCCTCGCGGAACAGGCCGATGCTGGAGCGCACCGGCCCCAACGCGGCATCGCCCAGCGGACAAAAGCTCTTGCCGGCGATGTTGTCGCAGATGTCCAGCAAGAGGTCCAGGTCCTCTTCTCTCCCCCGGCCGTGCTCAATGCGGTGCAGGATCTGGTACATCCAATCCGTCCCCTCCCGGCAGGGGATGCACTTCCCGCACGACTCGTGGCGGTAGAACTCCGCCAGGCGCTCGGTCACGGAGACGATGCAGGTGCGCTCGCCGATAACGATGACGGCGCCGGAACCGAGCATGGAGCCGGCGGCGGCCACCGATTCGTAATCCAGCGGCACGTCTATCTTGTCCGCCGGCAGCATCGGTGTGGACGAACCGCCGGGGATAATGGCCTTGATGGCCTGCCCGCCCAGGGGACCGCCGGCGTACTCGTAGATCAGCGTGCGCAGGGGGGTCCCCAGCGGCAGTTCGTACACACCCGGCCGCTCCACATGCCCGCTGATGCAGAACAGCTTGATGCCCGGACTG belongs to Anaerolineae bacterium and includes:
- the nuoG gene encoding NADH-quinone oxidoreductase subunit NuoG; its protein translation is MTNENTLLDNMVTLVIDGKEVAVPAHSTVLDAARRLGIPIPTLCHYAKLIPVGACRMCLVEVEKMRGLQTACTTEVRPGMVVRTDTPEIRKARAANLEFLLTNHPLDCPVCDKGGECELQDQTFIYGPGKSRFIEEKRHKAKARILGPYVIMDQERCVLCRRCIRFLEEWTDDVQLGLFERGRLTYVDTFNGEPLDTPFSGNIVHICPVGALTSRVFRFSARSWELKHTPSVCVNCAVGCNISLHTKYNRLKRIVSREHPDVNDEWLCDRGQFDHRAADSALRVTQPLVRRDGELKPASWEEALARTAEALRDTVRQYGPAGVACVGSALHSNEANYLLQRLARGALGTNQLDMAAEVPARARLLPTTRKLEQSDLVLIAGLDLLDTAPLLELFARHAGVMGCTRFIIVGTERSHLARFGRWLNCRPGTEVAVINGLVHAILRSGRARTAAGLEQLQAWMEPYTSAAVAHAAGVPEAELLEAAEALAQAQRPTILYGGARAGDAVLRGALGNLALICGADGPALAPAQANAIGALDMGVSPAFLPGFQSYTDTHALDRYQQLWGRRVPAEAGQGLQAWREQRLPAALVLGAVPAGLRAEFLAVITSWKAEVPADVDVVLPACAFTETDGTFTNLTGRVQWARAALRPMGESRPAWWILTQLGARLGETGYWNFSSAEEVFAEIARCVPGYEDLSYAVLGEAGALRKLEPERLTVYEAHISLAG
- the nuoF gene encoding NADH-quinone oxidoreductase subunit NuoF is translated as FPAGVKWSFLPADVFPRYLVCNADEGEPGTFKDRVLIEHDPHGLIEGIIISSYACQAEHAFIYIRGEYAFGARRLQQAIEEAYAHGYLGKNILGSGYNLELTLHKGAGAYVCGEETALLTSLEGDRGHPKLKPPFPAQSGLYRKPTIINNVETLFNVPFIVERGAEWYRSFGTERSPGIKLFCISGHVERPGVYELPLGTPLRTLIYEYAGGPLGGQAIKAIIPGGSSTPMLPADKIDVPLDYESVAAAGSMLGSGAVIVIGERTCIVSVTERLAEFYRHESCGKCIPCREGTDWMYQILHRIEHGRGREEDLDLLLDICDNIAGKSFCPLGDAALGPVRSSIGLFREEYLEHIRLGRCPMRA